One stretch of Scatophagus argus isolate fScaArg1 chromosome 18, fScaArg1.pri, whole genome shotgun sequence DNA includes these proteins:
- the uba5 gene encoding ubiquitin-like modifier-activating enzyme 5 translates to MATVEELKLRVRELENELIKCQQKQCSVEELHRAKIDKMSAEVVDSNPYSRLMALKRMGIVEDYEKIRTFTVAVVGVGGVGSVTAEMLTRCGIGKLLLFDYDKVELANMNRLFFQPHQAGLSKVEAAEHTLRNINPDVSFETHNYNITTVENFTHFMERISHGGLEEGKPVDLVLSCVDNFEARMAINTACNELGQIWMESGVSENAVSGHIQLIIPGETACFACAPPLVVAANIDEKTLKREGVCAASLPTTMGVVAGILVQNVLKYLLKFGTVSYYLGYNAMQDFFPTMAMKANPQCNDRHCRRQQEEYKKKEVERPKVAVVQEEEEVIHEDNEWGIELVSEVTDAELQAASGAVPDLPEGITVAYTIPSGTTDIGETVEDTEQSLEDLMAQMRKL, encoded by the exons ATGGCGACAGTAGAGGAACTGAAGCTGCGGGTGAGAGAGTTagaaaatgaactgataaagtgtCAGCAGAAGCAGTGTTCCGTGGAGGAACTTCACAGAGCGAAAATCGACAAAATGAGCGCCGAAGTTGTGGATTCCAACCCATACAG TCGTCTAATGGCTTTGAAGAGAATGGGCATCGTGGAAGATTATGAG AAAATCCGGACATTCACAGTCGCTGTGGTTGGTGTTGGGGGAGTCGGCAGCGTGACAGCTGAAATGCTCACTCGGTGTGGCATTGGTAAG CTGCTCCTCTTTGACTACGATAAAGTAGAGTTGGCCAATATGAACCGACTGTTCTTCCAGCCTCACCAGGCAGGCCTCAGTAAAGTGGaagcagctgaacacacactcag GAACATCAACCCAGATGTGTCATTTGAGACCCACAACTACAACATCACCACAGTGGAAAATTTTACGCATTTTATGGAGCGGATCAG TCATGGAGGGCTGGAAGAAGGGAAGCCGGTGGATTTGGTCCTGAGCTGTGTGGACAACTTTGAAGCCAGAATGGCAATCAATACA GCGTGTAATGAACTAGGTCAGATCTGGATGGAGTCTGGTGTCAGTGAGAATGCTGTATCAGGACACATTCAGCTCATCATTCCTGGAGAGACGGCGTGCTTTGCT TGTGCTCCTCCTCTGGTGGTGGCAGCTAACATCGATGAGAAGACCCTGAAaagggagggtgtgtgtgctgccagcTTACCAACAACAATGGGTGTGGTTGCAGGCATCCTGGTGCAAAATGTTCTCAA GTATCTGTTAAAGTTTGGCACTGTCAGTTATTATCTTGGCTACAATGCCATGCAGGACTTCTTCCCCACCATGGCCATGAAAGCTAATCCCCAGTGTAACGACCGCCACTGCAGGAGACAACAGGAAGAGTACAAG AAAAAGGAAGTGGAGCGGCCAAAGGTTGCTGTCgtacaggaagaggaggaagttATACATGAGGACAACGAATGGG GCATTGAACTTGTATCAGAGGTGACTGATGCAGAGTTACAGGCTGCCTCAGGCGCCGTGCCTGACCTCCCAGAGGGCATCACTGTGGCTTACACCATCCCATCTGGT ACCACAGATATTGGGGAGACAGTGGAGGACACTGAACAGAGCCTAGAAGACTTGATGGCTCAGATGAGAAAGCTGTAG